TCCCTGTGGCTCCACCATATACCTCTTTTCCCCCGATGATTGCGGGGATTTCGATATGCTTGTTATACAAGTCTTGCAGAGTGTTCTGAAGCTGCTGACGTTGAGGAGAACCAGGCTGATAGGTCAACACTGGTTCATTTTTGGGTACGGGTACGCTAAAAAACATGTTATCTCCTTTTCATGTTGTTTTGTGAAAAGGAAGACACACTTTATCAGGGCATACAATTCCTATGTCCGTATCTCCTTTTCACACTGGAAGGCATATCTGTTTCCGGATACACCCTATCGGCGTACAGCCTTGCCCTAAACGGGGGTTAGGTGTGCACGCTCGGGGACGCTGCCAACTTCTTATTCTAAGTGTTTTTCGTCAAGGAGATAAACTAAATAATTTTTAACATGGTTGCACTTGTATGTGTATTTCCCATCCCGGTAAGTAATTATAGGTGCCAATATAGTGGAAGGACATTGGTAAGAGTGAACGTTACGCTTCGCTTCACTGTTGGAACAGCCTTCGGCCTGTTTAACCACCCCACAAAAACGCTTCGCATTTCCTGGTGACCCGGCAATCCTCAATACTTGATAATCTGTGTGCTATTTACCGGTATGGCTCAAGCATTGCAATTGTCAGGTTTAAATCTCTTCTGCTTCTTCTCCGTAGATTTCTTTGAAGCGCGCTTTGTCGATCTGCGTAGGTAGACCCTCAAAGGCTTTGATTCCGTCCTTCAGCGCCAACACTCTGGTACCATAACGCCGCACCAGTGAAAGGAAGTGTAAAGAGCAGATTACGGCGATGCCGTCTTTATTTATCTCTGCCAGGTATTGCATAATGGAATCTGCCGTGGCGGGATCCAGGCTGGCAACCGGTTCATCTGCCAGGATGATGCGTGGTTCCTGCATCAAGGCACGGGCTATTGCCACCCGTTGCTGCTGTCCTCCAGAAAGCTGTTTTACCTGTTTCCTGGCAAAATCCTGCAAACCCACCCGCGCCAGATTCTGCATGGCGGCGGCGATTTCAGCTTTGCTATAAGCAGAACCAATATTGTGGTAGCCCAAGCGACCGGTAAGCACATTGGTGAGCACTGAAAGATTCTTGATCAGGTTGAATTGCTGAAAGACCATGGCAATATTGCGGCGATAGCGTCGTAAGTCCTTTCCTTTCAGGTTTATGATGGACTCACCACCATAGCGTACATCGCCCTTTGTGGGCTCGATCAAGCGGTTTATGCAGCGCAAAAGAGTGGATTTCCCGCTGCCAGAAAGCCCCAAAAGTACGATGAAATCTGTGGCATCCACCTCAAAGGATAGGTCGTTGATGGCGTAAGAAACACCATCATAGCTTTTATACAAGTTCTGAATTTCAAGGAGTTTCAAACAGTATCACCTATTTCAGCATAGTTTCCGGATCCATATTCATAGCTTTCAGGGAGTTGCGAACCACGTCATAATCCGCATCCGAGGCATGTTCCAGCCCATCAACGTCGTAGAGGCTTTTCAAAGTGCTCCTGCCTTCGGGGGTCTGGGCAAAATCGTAGAGTGCTTTCACCACTTCTTTTTCCAGCTCTTCCGGTAGATTTCTGCGGAAAGTGACAGTATCGTTGGGAATCCAATCCGTGAAGCCTATGATGCGTACTTTTTCAAAGATATCTTTATGAGTCTCGTAGAGCTTTTCGCGTGCATCCATGGGCATTCCGGTGGAATCCGCCGGACTCCAGTAGCTGCATGCCACGTCCGCCCTACCGCTGTAAACCGCCAGGATGGCTTGGGGATGACCACCGGCAAAGATGTGTTCTTTGGGCTCTATACCTTTTTCCTTCAGAATTGCGGAGGGATATATATAACCTGAGGTGGAAGCGGCATCTGTGTAGGCAATTATCTTGCCTTCAATATCTTCCAAACTCTTGATATCTTCCCGCATGGCCACAAATTGACCCCGGTATTTGTTGAGACCGTTACGCACTGTCATCAGCCTCACATTTGCGTCATACTTCTGTTTGGCAAGCACATAAGCATAAGTTGGCAACCAGGCGATATCTGCCTGATAGGTGCCCAGCGCTTCGATCACCGCAGCATACGATGTGGGTACTGCCACTTTGAAATGATAACCTATCGCTTTGTGCAGAGCCTCGGCAATTGCTTCACCGCTGGCTACCACTTTTCCGGCTTCCAAAGAAGGCACAAAATACATCTTGATCGGATTTTGGCGGGTTCCCAATTTCTTGTTTGCGTTGGAAATTCGGGCACTTTCACTCTGACAGGCAGTCAGAAGCAGCAGAGCAACGGCTAGAATAAGTAGAATTCTTTTCATAAATGGTCTTGTACTCCATGTTTAAGTATACTATGCATGAAATAGCAAAAACACATAATGGTCAAGGAAAAAATCTCAACCTGCGCCAAGAGGGATAAATATCCCGTGACAGGGTGTTTGGCTAAATTCGACAACCCATTTGAAAATCACGGCATTTGTCAAGAGGTTTGACAAACAAATCGCTAATTATCTGGGATCATGATGCCCTGTTCGACAAGCGGTTTGACAATCATATCATGTAGAGATGATCTTTTTATTCCCTTTATTGACGGCTCTTGCTAATGCTTTTCCCTCGCAGTTAAGTACAACGTTCATCGCTATGTCTTGCTGGACAGGCATTCCTGGACGCACCACGCCGCCGGTAGTATAGCCAGGCATCGAATTTAAGTTCCTTCTTGGCTCTTGTTTCCATATCTTTTAGAGCTTGATCTCTATTTGATGCCAGATTGCTATACAACTGGCTCCAGAGGGAGGATATCTGAGTGGCAACAGATTGGGGTGTTCTTGATCTTCGCTTGGTGTTCAGATGGAACCAACATCATCGCTACCGCCTTACCATTATAATTGCCGTACCAGGATAATACCTTACATTGAGCCTACCGATCCCTATGATGCCGCCCTGGATCGCTATAACAACCTGATTAAACCCCAGGAAAAGCATATCGAGGCTATCGTCTCCAGGGTAATGAACTACGACTTCGCCTCCCGCGATAAACTCTTTGATCACTTGGCAAAGCATAAAAGCGATCTCGGCGTCTCCACCCATGCCGAATACATGGCTAATGTCTCTGATCTACTAAGGAATCCGCTCAAACAGATGGGACTCGCCATCTCTGCCCGTGATCACACGCTCAATCTCTACGTATGGGATCCCAGGGTGCGAGTGATCAATGATAAGCCCATGCATGATTTTGCAGTTTTTAGCCTTGACAAGAAACGCCTTAAAACATTCCATCCCAAAATCATGGACAAGATAATGCAGAACCTGGATCCCAATGTACATGGCAAGGTTATGATGCTCACCGATCAATATACGTCAAAAGGAGTTTCTAAAATGGTTGCTGAAATAGAAGTTAGGCAATATGAATACATCATCGACTACTTCGAGGGTGATGATGCTACAGACGAGCTGGAAATGTTCAACCGTCTGGGTATGGAAGAAGAATGGGACACCATCCCCGAAGACTTCAAACAGCGTATCCTCGCCGTCGATAAGATCGTCCTGGAGCGTTATGCCGATTGGTTCAACTACAATGTCTTCAACAAATACATCGAGTGCATCCGGCACCGCCAGGAACTCGAAGCCGCCAAGACCCCAACTCTCAACTCTCAACTCTCAACTCATTATGAAACTCATAATTAAACGCATCACCACCACCCTCTACCAGACAGATTCCCTGCTGGAACTCGAGCTCGATCCGCTCAGCCTCTCCGGAGTCGATTACTGGAACCAGGAAGCACGATCCGCCAAGATCAAGCTCCTCATGGATGACACCCTGCAGTCCATCCTGGTGGGCTCCCTGCGCGAGATAAAAGCCGGATTTCACACCTTCGCTGCCTTTTTCTACAACGAAAGCTCAGAAGAGCCATCATCAAATCACTGAAAAAAACCTCAAACTAAGCTATCGGGAATCATCATCTAATCCATACAGGTAAACTCAAACTATTTTCCAAACCCCTTGTCGAACATACCCCCAAAAATCACCAAATATTTCCAAACACCCTGTTCCTTAGTAGCATGTGAGGATAAATAGCACGCAGATCACGCAGATCAAACGGATTTACACAGATAATTCTGTTCATTGAATGTGATGCATTCGGTGCGTAGCATCGGAATGCTACGATACGATATGTCTTTCCCTTAGGCAAGCTAATCCAGAAATCTCAGGTATGGGCGCCGCTTTTAGTCGTCCTCGGTTACAGCATCGTTGAAATGATCAATGATGATGCGCCCGCAGTTTTCGCAATAGACTATCTTTTTACGCAGTTGCAGTTCTATGCGCATTTGCTGCCGAAGCACGAAGCCGCATCCTCCGCAGGAGCCATCACGATTGTAAACTACGGCAAGGTTATCCTTGTGTTTGATGAGGTTGCCATAGCGTTTGATGAGTGGAGTGGGGAGGGTAACGGCCAGTTTATTGCGATTGGCGCGGGTATCTTCGATTTCCTGTTCCAGGGAATCGATCTGGGCTTTGAGGTCGCCTTCTTTGGCACGTTTGTTGGCCTCAGCTTCCTGTAAGGCTTTTTTGTTTACCTCGATCTTATCTTTGATCTCGCTTTCCTCGTCCATCAGGGCCAGGGCTTGCGATTCGATCTCAGAAATTTTGTCTTTCAGATAGGCTATTTCGCTGTTCAGTGCCTTATATTCTTTGTTGGTTTTGATCTCGGAAAGCTGACCGGAGTACTTTTTGATCTGATTTTTGTGGGCATCTACTTCAGCATCGAGGGCACGTTGTTTCTTGTTGATTTCGGCTTTTTCACTTTCAGAAGCCAAGAGGTCCGCAGTTGCTTGTACCACAC
This window of the Candidatus Cloacimonadota bacterium genome carries:
- the phnC gene encoding phosphonate ABC transporter ATP-binding protein, whose product is MKLLEIQNLYKSYDGVSYAINDLSFEVDATDFIVLLGLSGSGKSTLLRCINRLIEPTKGDVRYGGESIINLKGKDLRRYRRNIAMVFQQFNLIKNLSVLTNVLTGRLGYHNIGSAYSKAEIAAAMQNLARVGLQDFARKQVKQLSGGQQQRVAIARALMQEPRIILADEPVASLDPATADSIMQYLAEINKDGIAVICSLHFLSLVRRYGTRVLALKDGIKAFEGLPTQIDKARFKEIYGEEAEEI
- a CDS encoding C4-type zinc ribbon domain-containing protein yields the protein MESQLRTLEQMQLLDNKIGRYRVLQQELPKQLSEINERVVQATADLLASESEKAEINKKQRALDAEVDAHKNQIKKYSGQLSEIKTNKEYKALNSEIAYLKDKISEIESQALALMDEESEIKDKIEVNKKALQEAEANKRAKEGDLKAQIDSLEQEIEDTRANRNKLAVTLPTPLIKRYGNLIKHKDNLAVVYNRDGSCGGCGFVLRQQMRIELQLRKKIVYCENCGRIIIDHFNDAVTEDD
- a CDS encoding phosphate/phosphite/phosphonate ABC transporter substrate-binding protein, whose translation is MKRILLILAVALLLLTACQSESARISNANKKLGTRQNPIKMYFVPSLEAGKVVASGEAIAEALHKAIGYHFKVAVPTSYAAVIEALGTYQADIAWLPTYAYVLAKQKYDANVRLMTVRNGLNKYRGQFVAMREDIKSLEDIEGKIIAYTDAASTSGYIYPSAILKEKGIEPKEHIFAGGHPQAILAVYSGRADVACSYWSPADSTGMPMDAREKLYETHKDIFEKVRIIGFTDWIPNDTVTFRRNLPEELEKEVVKALYDFAQTPEGRSTLKSLYDVDGLEHASDADYDVVRNSLKAMNMDPETMLK